From the genome of Halictus rubicundus isolate RS-2024b chromosome 2, iyHalRubi1_principal, whole genome shotgun sequence, one region includes:
- the Nc73ef gene encoding oxoglutarate dehydrogenase Nc73EF isoform X4 — MYKARTVFSTLAPLAPRMCGPERFASWLVRSHPLTRTTQVMVNDPIRKYNSRAATEPFLNGTTSSYVEEMYNAWLQDPHSVHVSWDAFFRNSTAGAAPGLAYQAPPSLAPSHNQIPLGALLPLGGGSQLSQMPLNEKIIDDHLAVQAIIRSYQIRGHHIAKLDPLGINSADLDDRHPQELLYNYYSFEESDMDRIFKLPSTTFIGGKEKSLPLREILSRLESAYCGHIGVEFMFINSLEQCNWIRQKMETPGIMAMTHDERRLILARLTRATGFEAFLARKWSSEKRFGLEGCEILIPAMKQVIDKSTELGVESIVMGMPHRGRLNVLANVCRKPLSQIFTQFAALEAADDGSGDVKYHLGTYIERLNRVTNKNIRLAVVANPSHLEAVDPIVQGKTRAEQFYRGDGEGKKVMSILLHGDAAFCGQGIVFETMHLSDLPDYTTHGTIHIVVNNQIGFTTDPRHSRSSPYCTDVARVVNAPIFHVNSDDPEAVMHVCKVAAEWRATFHKDVVIDIVSYRRNGHNEIDEPMFTQPLMYRKIKSTPPALDKYAKSLISDGVVTEEEVKDVKDKYEKICEEAYTNARQETHIKYKDWLDSPWSGFFEGKDPLKVSPTGIKEDTLVHIGKKFSSPPPNAAEFVIHRGIERILKSRMEMIEARTVDWALGEAMAFGSLLKEGIHVRLSGQDVERGTFSHRHHVLHHQSVDKATYRPLCYLYPDQAPYTVCNSSLSEFGVLGFELGYSMTNPNALVCWEAQFGDFNNTAQCIIDQFISSGQAKWVRQSGLVMLQPHGLEGMGPEHSSARLERFLQMSADDPDYFPPESEEFAVRQLHDINWIVANCSTPANYFHILRRQIALPFRKPLIMMTPKSLLRHPEAKSSFDLMTENTEFLRVIPEEGPAAQNPSGVKRVIFCSGKVYYDLKKARTEKNLDDKVAIARVEQISPFPYDLVKKESAKYPNAELIWAQEEHKNQGGWTYVQPRFNTALNGTRSVSYVGRPTAASPATGSKMQHLKELKQLVDDSFDI, encoded by the exons ATGTATAAGGCAAGGACAGTATTTAGTACATTGGCCCCCTTGGCGCCACGCATGTGCGGGCCAGAAAGGTTTGCATCATGGTTGGTTCGGAGCCATCCCCTGACCAGGACCACACAGGTGATGGTGAACGATCCAATCAGGAAGTACAACAGCCGTGCAGCCACAGAACCTTTCCTAAATGGCACCACAAGTTCTTACGTAGAAGAAATGTACAATGCGTGGTTGCAAGATCCCCATAGTGTGCACGTG TCCTGGGATGCATTTTTTCGTAATAGCACTGCTGGAGCTGCACCAGGTCTCGCGTATCAGGCCCCACCATCTCTTGCTCCAAGCCATAATCAAATACCCTTAGGAGCATTATTACCTCTAGGTGGTGGGTCACAATTGAGTCAAATGCCTCTTAACGAGAAGATAATTGACGATCACCTGGCTGTACAAGCTATTATTCGATCATACCAG ATCCGTGGCCATCATATCGCTAAATTGGATCCACTCGGCATCAACAGCGCTGATCTTGATGATAGACACCCACAAGAGTTGCtctataattattattcattcg AGGAGTCGGACATGGATCGCATTTTCAAGCTGCCCTCTACGACCTTTATCGGCGGCAAAGAGAAATCGTTGCCGCTCCGCGAGATCCTGAGCAGATTGGAATCCGCTTACTGCGGCCACATCGGCGTGGAATTCATGTTCATCAACTCCCTGGAACAGTGCAACTGGATCCGTCAGAAAATGGAGACACCTGGCATCATGGCGATGACCCACGACGAGAGGAGACTCATCTTGGCCAGATTAACTCGTGCCACCGG ATTCGAGGCGTTCCTCGCTCGCAAATGGTCATCAGAGAAACGGTTTGGACTTGAAGGCTGTGAAATCCTGATCCCAGCAATGAAGCAGGTGATCGACAAATCCACTGAACTGGGTGTCGAGTCCATCGTGATGGGCATGCCTCATCGCGGTCGCTTGAACGTCCTCGCCAACGTGTGCCGCAAACCACTGAGCCAGATATTCACGCAATTTGCGGCTCTGGAAGCAGCTGATGAT GGCTCCGGTGATGTGAAATATCACTTGGGGACGTACATCGAGCGTCTGAACCGCGTGACGAACAAGAACATCCGTCTGGCTGTGGTTGCTAATCCTTCTCACTTGGAGGCTGTCGACCCGATAGTGCAAGGAAAGACTCGCGCTGAACAGTTCTACCGAGGTGATGGCGAAGGCAAGAAG GTCATGTCCATTCTGCTGCACGGCGACGCTGCGTTCTGCGGACAAGGAATCGTCTTCGAGACAATGCACTTGTCCGATTTGCCTGACTATACTACTCACGGTACGATCCACATCGTTGTCAACAACCAAATTGGATTCACCACCGATCCCAGGCACTCGCGGTCCTCGCCGTACTGTACCG ACGTCGCAAGAGTAGTGAACGCTCCCATCTTCCACGTGAATTCCGACGATCCGGAGGCTGTGATGCATGTCTGCAAGGTTGCCGCCGAGTGGAGAGCAACCTTCCACAAAGACGTCGTAATCGACATCGTATCCTACAGGCGGAATGGCCACAATGAAATCGACGAACCGATGTTCACGCAACCACTGATGTACCGCAAGATCAAGAGCACCCCACCGGCTTTGGATAAATACGCTAAATCGCTCATCAGCGACGGTGTTGTTACCGAGGAGGAAGTCAAG GACGTTAAAGATAAGTACGAGAAGATCTGCGAAGAAGCGTATACAAATGCTAGACAAGAGACCCATATCAAGTACAAGGACTGGTTGGATTCCCCGTGGTCTGGCTTCTTCGAGGGCAAGGACCCGTTGAAAGTATCTCCCACCGGCATCAAGGAGGACACTCTGGTCCACATTGGCAAGAAATTCTCTTCGCCGCCTCCGAATGCTGCTGAATTTGTTATCCACAGAG GTATTGAACGTATTCTGAAGTCACGTATGGAAATGATCGAGGCAAGAACCGTTGACTGGGCTCTCGGAGAGGCTATGGCCTTCGGTTCCCTCTTGAAGGAAGGCATCCACGTTAGACTGTCGGGACAAGATGTGGAGAGAGGAACCTTCTCGCACAGACATCATGTGCTTCACCATCAATCTGTGGATAAGGCTACTTACAGGCCGCTGTGCTACCTCTACCCCGACCAGGCTCCGTACACGGTCTGCAACAGCTCGTTGTCTGAATTCGGTGTACTTG GATTTGAATTAGGATACTCCATGACGAACCCTAACGCGTTGGTGTGCTGGGAGGCTCAGTTCGGCGATTTCAACAACACGGCACAGTGCATAATCGATCAGTTCATCAGCAGTGGTCAAGCAAAATGGGTCCGTCAATCTGGTCTTGTTATGCTGCAGCCTCATGGGCTTGAAGGAATG GGTCCAGAACATTCGAGTGCTCGGTTGGAACGATTCCTCCAAATGTCCGCGGACGACCCAGATTATTTCCCACCGGAAAGCGAAGAGTTTGCTGTGCGCCAGTTGCACGACATCAACTGGATCGTCGCTAATTGCAGCACACCGGCGAACTACTTCCACATCCTGAGAAGGCAGATCGCGTTGCCGTTCAGGAAGCCGTTGATCATGATGACACCGAAGTCGTTGCTCCGTCATCCAGAAGCGAAATCCAGCTTCGACCTGATGACCGAAAACACGGAGTTCCTCAGAGTGATACCGGAAGAAGGACCAGCTGCTCAAAATCCCAGTGGTGTTAAGAGAGTGATATTCTGCTCCGGCAAAGTCTATTACGACCTGAAGAAGGCGCGCACGGAGAAGAATCTCGACGACAAAGTCGCTATCGCGAGAGTCGAACAG ATCTCGCCCTTCCCGTACGACTTGGTGAAGAAGGAGTCTGCCAAGTATCCCAACGCTGAGCTAATCTGGGCCCAGGAAGAACACAAAAACCAGGGTGGATGGACGTACGTCCAGCCCAGATTCAACACAGCTTTGAACGGAACCCGTTCTGTATC ATACGTCGGTCGCCCAACGGCAGCTTCGCCAGCGACGGGAAGCAAAATGCAGCACCTGAAAGAGCTGAAACAGCTGGTGGACGACTCTTTCGATATCTAA